The following are encoded in a window of Diorhabda sublineata isolate icDioSubl1.1 chromosome 3, icDioSubl1.1, whole genome shotgun sequence genomic DNA:
- the LOC130441994 gene encoding coiled-coil-helix-coiled-coil-helix domain-containing protein 1: MKIFSSLFVARPIPKEPVPFKELLPLKLKGAVSGKGGKSSDVCCIYEMSIMFACFKENEFNQAVCSKEIESFKKCYKNHLDAKKLKEEKEAKGVLTPGEKKMSHKQLNALLRKFPNIK; encoded by the coding sequence atGAAGATATTCAGTAGCCTTTTTGTGGCCAGGCCTATTCCTAAAGAGCCAGTTCCATTTAAAGAATTACTACCTTTAAAGCTGAAAGGAGCCGTTTCTGGTAAAGGTGGGAAATCCTCTGATGTATGTTGTATTTATGAAATGTCTATAATGTTTGCTTGctttaaagaaaatgaatttaatcagGCCGTTTGTTCGAAAGaaattgaatcatttaaaaaatgttataaaaaccATTTAGATGCAAAGAAATTAAAGGAGGAAAAGGAAGCTAAAGGTGTATTGACTCCTGGAGAAAAGAAAATGTCCCATAAGCAACTGAATGCACTGTTGAGAAAGTTTCCTAACATTAAATAG
- the LOC130441993 gene encoding protein SEC13 homolog translates to MVSILNSIDTGHEDMIHDAEVDYYGLRLATCSSDNSVKVYDIKSGASTLLDDLKGHYGPVWEIDWSHPKFGNLLASCSYDRKVIIWKEQQRKWMKYYEYANHDSSVNSVQFAPAELGLILACGSSDGSISILNYNVGSNTWDAKKIQNAHAIGCNAVSWAPAITPVFGGGEQETSPVKRLVSGGCDNLVKIWREDGDRWVEESKLEVHSDWVRDVAWAPSVGLHRYTIASCSQDRRVVIWTSSDCINWNSTVLHTFDDVVWNVSWSLNGNILAVSGGDNKITLWDQNSEGNWQCISDISKGQGQIHTQ, encoded by the exons atggtttcaattttgaattcaatAGACACGGGTCATGAAGATATGATACATGATGCCGAAGTAGATTATTATGGTTTACGTCTGGCTACTTGTTCATCAGATAATAGTGTTAAAGTATACGATATAAAAAGTGGTGCATCGACCCTTCTGGATGATCTAAAGGGCCACTATGGTCCAGTCTGGGAAATAGATTGGAGTCACCCAAAATTTGGTAACTTGTTAGCTTCATGTTCTTATGATCGAAAAGTCATCATTTGGAAAGAACAACAAAGGAAATGGATGAAATATTATGAATACGCTAACCATGATTCTAGTGTTAATTCTGTACAATTCGCTCCAGCCGAGCTAGGTTTGATTCTTGCTTGTGGTAGTAGTGATGGTTCAATTTCTATACTAAATTATAATGTTGGAAGTAATACATGGGATGCCAAGAAAATTCAGAATGCTCATGCTATAGGATGCAATGCAGTTAGTTGGGCACCTGCTATTACTCCCGTCTTTGGTGGTGGTGAACAAGAAACTTCACCAGTTAAGCGGTTAGTTTCCGGTGGATGTGACAATTTAGTTAAAATTTGGAGAGAAGATGGCGATAG gtGGGTTGAAGAATCAAAATTGGAAGTTCATTCTGATTGGGTAAGAGATGTAGCTTGGGCTCCATCAGTAGGTCTTCACAGATACACCATTGCAAGCTGTTCTCAAGATAGAAGGGTAGTCATTTGGACAAGCAGTGACTGTATTAACTGGAATTCAACAGTGTTACATACATTTGATGATGTTGTTTGGAATGTAAGTTGGTCACTAAATGGGAATATTCTGGCTGTATCAGGAGGTGATAACAAAATTACACTTTGGGATCAAAACTCTGAAGGAAATTGGCAGTGTATTAGTGATATTTCAAAAGGACAAGGACAGATTCACACTCAGTAA
- the LOC130441990 gene encoding ATP synthase-coupling factor 6, mitochondrial, which yields MLSSQFLNTVKNSVRTGVCSRNIGILAPCLQKATDPIQQLFIDKIREYRQKSNSGKTLVEPTPELQKELKTELEKVAKQYGGGPGVDMTKFPTFKFQDPVIDPINLQK from the exons ATGCTATCTTCTCAATTTTTGAACACGGTCAAGAATTCCGTGAGGACAGGAGTATGCAGCCGAAATATTGGAATCCTAGCACCTTGTTTACAGAAAGCAACCGACCCAATTCAACAgctttttattgataaaatcaGAGAATATAGACAAAAAAGTAACAG TGGTAAGACTCTTGTCGAACCAACCCCAGAACTTCAAAAAGAATTGAAAACTGAATTGGAAAAAGTGGCAAAACAGTATGGCGGTGGACCAGGAGTAGATATGACCAAGTTCCCAACATTTAAATTTCAAGATCCCGTTATTGATCCTATTAATTTACAAAAGTAA
- the LOC130441992 gene encoding BRCA1-associated RING domain protein 1-like — MEIDKVETFLHRLEDILKCTQCGNQNKVLGRLKKCGHYFCKTCINKIDQGCPKCKAFVEDSEIDWHNFFVQTEDLISKVYNSLLVASQRNEVNRINTIFYQNKTYQLNFIAEQKINTKGETALHVACRRKKIKEVNNLITHVDINAQDFAGWVPMHEAVESEDYEIVELLLKNGALTDTPGQDYKTPLHKAVICQNSQIVKLLLQYGANRDSIDYFGKTPLDYAQCTEEIKSIFDEEIEIINIMPQLFCCKKMVAHCYYIDPSYEAKLKQSKIKIEENYNAKKVTHFIIRRTHKISIKILTAMLEGSTIVPQEYIDNFLKQDFFISIPDYTFINIPLLNTGIQKSLMNNLLRLPKLFDGISFYITNHTTHVLIYDIKVKKHNLQNVIAAGDGVLLHRAPTPTTCEIKINFPFHASKTNAKCCNYIIYEEQKPPLLMYNMAELKHKSSKWLLDCALNFTIFD, encoded by the exons ATGGAAATTGATAAAGTTGAAACATTTCTTCATCGGTTAGAAGACATTCTGAAGTGCACGCAATGTGGAAATCAGAATAAAGTTCTAGGTCGATTAAAAAAGTGTGGGCATTATTTTTGTAAGAcgtgtataaataaaattgatcaaGGTTGTCCAAAATGTAAAGCGTTTGTTGAAGATAGTGAAATAGACTGGCACAATTTTTTCGTTCAAACGGAAGACTTAATTTCTAAAGTATACAATTCTTTATTAGTTGCATCGCAAAGAAACGAAGTGAATAGgataaatactattttttaccaaaacaaaacatatcaacttaattttatagcggagcaaaaaataaataccaaagGCGAGACTGCTCTACACGTTGCTTGCAGACGAAAAAAGATAAAAGAGgtgaataatttaataacaCATGTGGATATTAATGCACAAGATTTTGCGGGTTGGGTTCCCATG caTGAAGCTGTAGAAAGTGAAGATTACGAAATtgtagaattattattaaaaaatggtgcTCTAACAGATACTCCAGGACAAGATTACAAAACACCCTTGCATAAGGCAGTTATTTGTCAGAATTCacaaattgtaaaattattattacaatatggTGCTAACAGAGATTCCATAGATTACTTTGGAAAAACACCATTAGATTATGCTCAATGCACTGAAgaaatcaaatcaatatttgatgaagaaattgaaataataaatataatgccacaattattttgttgtaagaAAATGGTAGCTCACTGCTACTACATAGATCCTAGTTATGAAGCAAAATtgaaacaaagcaaaataaaaattgaagaaaactataatgcaaaaaaagttacacattttattataagaagAACACataaaatatctattaaaaTTCTTACGGCAATGTTAGAAGGTTCCACAATAGTACCCCAGGAgtatatagataattttttaaaacaagatttttttatttcaataccaGACTATACGTTTATCAATATACCTCTCTTAAATACTGGTATACAAAAATCATTGATGAACAATTTACTTAGGTTACCAAAATTATTTGATGGCATCAGTTTTTATATAACTAATCACACAACGCATGTTTTAATATATGATATTAAagttaaaaaacataatttgcaAAATGTAATCGCTGCTGGTGATGGTGTTCTTTTACACCGAGCTCCAACTCCAACTACTTGCGagatcaaaattaattttccattcCATGCCAGTAAAACTAATGCTAAATGttgtaattatataatatatgaagaGCAGAAACCACCTTTATTGATGTATAATATGGCAGAATTGAAGCATAAATCTTCAAAGTGGCTTCTTGATTGTGCCTTGAATTTCACCATTTTTGATTGA